AAGATTTCTCTGTCGAAGAGATGGACAACATGATGGAGCTGATGACTCACCTGAAGCAGGCGCGCAAAGACAACGCAATTCCACCTCTGTTCAAAGGCAAATCGGTGGGGATGATCTTCGAAGCGGGTTCGACTCGTACACGCGTTTCTTTCGAGGTGGCAGCAACATTACTGGGTGGTCACGCACTATTCCTGTCTCCAAAAGACATTCACTTAGGTGGTAAAGAGTCGATCGATGATACTTCTCGAGTGTTATCACGTATGTGCGACATCATCATGGCTCGTACCAATAGCCCTGAAATACTAGATGGCTTACTTGAAATGTCGACAGTGCCAGTAATCAACGGCCTTGATACGCGTTTCCACCCAACTCAAATGCTAGCGGATCTCTACACGATCAGAGAACACATCACTGATGGACGTAAGCTATCAGACCTAACTTTAGCATTCATGGGTGACGCGACGGACGTGTGCCGCTCTTTGATGCTGACTTGTGCTAAGTACGGCATGGGCTTCAAGCAAATTGGTCCTAAGAAATACCACATGGAGCAAGAGTGGATCGACATGGCGCTGAACTTCTGTGAAGAATCTGGTGGCAAGATTGAAATTACCGATGATGTAGAGCGTATCAGTGACTGTGATGTGGTGTACGGCGATAGCTTCTACTGGGTGACGCAAATGGATGAGAAGGAAGAGCGTCTTGCGGCATTCATGCCTAACTACGTGATCACAGAAGAGCTAATGGCGAAGGCTCGCCCAGGTGCAATGTTGCTTCACTGCCTACCAGCGAATGACAAAGAAGAAGTGACTCGCGGCGCACTAGAAAGTGAATACTC
The DNA window shown above is from Vibrio artabrorum and carries:
- the argF gene encoding ornithine carbamoyltransferase; translated protein: MKLPSSSATELNKANLEHMVSMKDFSVEEMDNMMELMTHLKQARKDNAIPPLFKGKSVGMIFEAGSTRTRVSFEVAATLLGGHALFLSPKDIHLGGKESIDDTSRVLSRMCDIIMARTNSPEILDGLLEMSTVPVINGLDTRFHPTQMLADLYTIREHITDGRKLSDLTLAFMGDATDVCRSLMLTCAKYGMGFKQIGPKKYHMEQEWIDMALNFCEESGGKIEITDDVERISDCDVVYGDSFYWVTQMDEKEERLAAFMPNYVITEELMAKARPGAMLLHCLPANDKEEVTRGALESEYSVAFDEAENRLTAQMAILVYFTHKDAVIPTQETVKHHEEKISSFLSTL